CGGAGGCGTCGGGTTCGGGTACGGTGAACAGCCGGTCGTACAGGCGCACTTCGGCGTCAACGGCATGTGTCGCGCTGACCCAGTGAACCGTGCCTTTGACCTTGCGCGCCGCGTTCGTACCTCCACTCTTGCTGTCGAGATCAGCCGTGCACCGCAACTCGACGATTTTGCCGCTCGCGTCCTTCACCGCTTCGTCGCACCTGATGATGTAGGCGTATTTGAGGCGCACTTCGCCGCCCGGGCGCAGACGGAAAAATTTCGGGGGCGGGTTTTCCATGAAATCGTCCTGTTCAATGAAAATGTCGCGCGTCAAAGGCACTTTTCGCGTGCCGGCATCCGGGTCTTCGGGATTGTTCGTCGCCTCGCATTCGATGACCTTCCCGGCGGGAACATTGGTGAGGACAACCTTGATCGGGCGCAACACGACCAAACGGCGCAGGGCGATCCGGTTCAGGTCTTCACGGATGGCGTGTTCGAGCACCGCCACATCGGTGAGAGCATTGTATTTGGTGATGCCGATGTTGCTGGCGAATGCGCGCAACGCGCGGGCGGTAACGCCGCGCCGGCGGAGTCCGCTGATGGTGGGCATGCGCGGGTCGTCCCAGCCAGAGACGAGGCCTTCGTTGACGAGCTGCATGAGCTTGCGCTTGCTCATGACGGTGTAGCCCAGACTGAGGCGGGCGAATTCGTATTGCTTTGGCAACGCGCGTGTCAGTTCGAGGCTTCCGAGGATCCAATCGTAAAGCGGCCGGTGAACCTCGAACTCCAGCGTGCATATCGAATGGGTGACGCCTTCAATGTAATCGCTCAGGCAATGGGCGAAGTCATACATCGGATAGATGCACCATCTGTTGCCGGTGTGATGGTGCTCCGCGTGCCGGATGCGATAAAGCACGGGGTCGCGCAACCAGATGTTGGATGACGCCATGTCGATTTTTGCGCGCAAGGTGCGTTTACCGTCCGGAAACTCGCCCGCCTTCATCCGGGCAAAGAGATCGAGGTTTTCTTCCGTGCTGCGGTTGCGAAACGGCGAGTCCTTCCCCGGCCGATCGGGTGCGCCCCGGTATTTGTCCGTGTCCTCCGGACTCAGATCGCAAACGTAGGCGACCCCCTTCTTCACGAGTTGTACGGCATACTCGTAGAGCGGATCAAAGTAGT
Above is a window of Candidatus Angelobacter sp. DNA encoding:
- a CDS encoding glutamine--tRNA ligase/YqeY domain fusion protein, which translates into the protein MTVPNKEHVPSAPGDFIRDIVAQHVAEKKYPQIHTRFPPEPNGYLHIGHAKSICLNFGVAREFGGLCNLRYDDTNPTKEEVEYVDSIFEDVNWLIKGWADHCLGLKPKGKVPGVQTVKGNQDFQIPAAADPSQTLEPFYASDYFDPLYEYAVQLVKKGVAYVCDLSPEDTDKYRGAPDRPGKDSPFRNRSTEENLDLFARMKAGEFPDGKRTLRAKIDMASSNIWLRDPVLYRIRHAEHHHTGNRWCIYPMYDFAHCLSDYIEGVTHSICTLEFEVHRPLYDWILGSLELTRALPKQYEFARLSLGYTVMSKRKLMQLVNEGLVSGWDDPRMPTISGLRRRGVTARALRAFASNIGITKYNALTDVAVLEHAIREDLNRIALRRLVVLRPIKVVLTNVPAGKVIECEATNNPEDPDAGTRKVPLTRDIFIEQDDFMENPPPKFFRLRPGGEVRLKYAYIIRCDEAVKDASGKIVELRCTADLDSKSGGTNAARKVKGTVHWVSATHAVDAEVRLYDRLFTVPEPDASGDFRQHLNPHSLEVIHAKCEPGLKSAKSELRYQFERLGYFCLDKESELSTQNPRLVLNRTITLKDTWAKEAQRV